One window of Petroclostridium xylanilyticum genomic DNA carries:
- a CDS encoding P-II family nitrogen regulator: protein MYVMFAVISDTKKLKKIINTLRDIGLKGATIIDSMGGGNYYNSYLTGRPAIGSALRAINDTGEFNKTIMSVVYCEKHVLAAMDAIEEILGGDMKKPGSGIIFTVPVEDFRGGELERYLTEKGCLNQGFSYQQRR, encoded by the coding sequence ATGTATGTGATGTTTGCGGTTATCAGTGATACAAAAAAGTTGAAAAAGATTATCAATACTCTAAGGGATATCGGGTTAAAAGGTGCGACCATTATTGATTCAATGGGAGGTGGAAATTACTATAACAGCTATCTTACAGGCAGGCCCGCCATTGGATCTGCATTGAGGGCAATAAATGATACAGGCGAATTTAATAAAACCATTATGTCTGTAGTTTACTGCGAAAAGCATGTTCTTGCTGCTATGGATGCAATTGAAGAAATCCTGGGTGGAGATATGAAGAAACCGGGTTCAGGTATTATATTTACAGTACCTGTTGAAGATTTTCGTGGTGGGGAATTAGAAAGGTATTTAACTGAAAAGGGTTGCTTAAATCAAGGGTTTTCCTATCAACAGCGTCGTTGA
- the prfA gene encoding peptide chain release factor 1 has translation MFDKLAFIEERYEELSKKISDPEVIADQEVWRKYCKEHADITPIVNKYKEYKKVNETITEAKQLLNEKLDKDFKEMVELELEESKEKIEKIKEELKILLLPKDPNDEKNVIVEIRGGAGGEEAALFAADLLRMYSRYAERKRWKVEMMNSNPTDIGGYKEVAFMIEGQGAYSRLKFESGVHRVQRIPSTESGGRIHTSTVTVAVLPEVEDVEVEINPNDLRIDVFRAGGPGGQCVNTTDSAVRITHLPTGLVVSCQDEKSQHKNKDKAMKILRSRLYELMQEQQNAEIAQARKSQVGTGDRSERIRTYNFPQGRVTDHRIGLTLHKIETILDGDLDEIIDALITSEQSEKLKEASA, from the coding sequence ATGTTTGATAAACTTGCTTTTATTGAAGAAAGATATGAAGAATTGAGCAAGAAAATAAGTGACCCTGAAGTAATAGCTGATCAGGAAGTGTGGAGAAAGTATTGTAAAGAGCACGCAGATATTACTCCAATAGTAAACAAATATAAAGAATACAAAAAGGTAAATGAGACTATAACCGAGGCTAAACAACTATTAAATGAAAAACTGGACAAAGATTTTAAAGAAATGGTAGAGCTGGAGCTGGAAGAAAGTAAAGAAAAGATTGAAAAAATAAAAGAGGAACTTAAAATTTTACTTCTACCTAAGGACCCTAATGATGAGAAGAATGTTATTGTAGAAATCCGTGGAGGAGCCGGCGGAGAGGAAGCAGCCCTGTTTGCAGCTGATCTGCTGAGAATGTACTCGAGATATGCGGAAAGAAAGAGATGGAAGGTAGAGATGATGAACTCCAATCCTACCGATATCGGCGGCTATAAAGAAGTAGCTTTTATGATTGAAGGACAGGGAGCATACAGCAGGCTTAAATTTGAAAGTGGTGTGCACAGGGTGCAGAGAATTCCTTCTACTGAATCAGGCGGAAGAATTCATACTTCGACGGTAACCGTAGCAGTTCTTCCCGAAGTAGAGGATGTAGAAGTTGAAATCAATCCAAATGATTTGAGGATTGATGTATTTAGAGCCGGAGGCCCGGGAGGCCAGTGCGTAAATACCACCGACTCAGCTGTGCGAATTACCCATTTACCAACCGGTCTGGTGGTGTCATGCCAGGATGAAAAATCACAGCATAAGAATAAAGACAAAGCAATGAAAATTTTACGCTCCAGGCTGTATGAATTAATGCAGGAACAGCAAAATGCCGAAATCGCTCAGGCCAGGAAGAGTCAGGTCGGTACGGGTGACCGGAGTGAAAGAATACGCACCTATAACTTTCCACAGGGACGGGTAACTGACCATCGTATTGGTTTAACGCTTCATAAAATTGAAACAATCTTGGATGGGGACCTTGATGAAATTATTGATGCTCTAATCACTAGTGAACAAAGTGAAAAATTGAAAGAAGCCTCAGCATAA
- a CDS encoding chemotaxis protein CheW, with protein MASTQLVIFKLESEEFGVDIMKVREIIKPVQIVKIPNTPEFIEGIINLRGKVHPIFSLRKKFKFVDKPFDDDTKIVIVNVNDSNVGFIVDEVSEIVRIDNDQIEAAPRLVTGVNRKYISGVGKIEDRMIILLDLDLVLSVSEQEELRAMNG; from the coding sequence ATGGCAAGTACTCAATTAGTAATCTTTAAGTTAGAAAGTGAAGAATTTGGTGTTGACATCATGAAAGTCAGGGAAATCATCAAGCCTGTGCAGATTGTAAAGATCCCTAATACTCCTGAGTTTATAGAAGGAATTATCAATTTAAGAGGAAAGGTACATCCGATATTTAGTCTCAGGAAGAAGTTTAAATTCGTGGACAAGCCGTTTGATGATGATACCAAGATTGTAATCGTAAACGTAAATGATTCTAATGTTGGATTTATAGTTGATGAAGTTAGTGAGATTGTCCGTATAGATAATGACCAAATTGAAGCAGCTCCCAGGCTGGTTACGGGGGTAAATCGTAAATACATAAGTGGAGTAGGAAAAATTGAGGATAGAATGATTATATTACTAGACCTCGATTTGGTATTATCTGTAAGTGAGCAGGAAGAGCTTCGAGCGATGAACGGCTAG
- the prfB gene encoding peptide chain release factor 2 (programmed frameshift), whose protein sequence is MLEFEQYRLDLEAMEEDINEMGASLDIPKLKDEIRELEEQSADPEFWNDMEKSQKVLQKIKALKEKVERFENLRQEWEDLSTLVDLAIEEEDISVLEEVSSSFEKLQKNLQDLKLETLLNGPYDKNNAILSLHAGAGGTEAQDWVEMLLRMYTRWAERRGFSVKTLDYLAGDDAGVKSATILIEGLNAYGYAKSEKGVHRLVRISPFDASGRRHTSFASVDVMPEIDDDIEININPEDLKIDTYRSGGAGGQHVNKTESAIRITHIPTGIIVQCQNERSQHQNRETAMKMLKAKLIEIKEREQKEKIEDIKGEQKDIAWGSQIRSYVFHPYNLVKDHRTNFEMGNINAVMDGELDGFINAYLKAASLGQLNLK, encoded by the exons ATGTTGGAGTTTGAACAGTACAGACTTGACCTGGAAGCAATGGAAGAAGATATCAATGAAATGGGGGCTTCACTT GACATCCCTAAATTAAAGGATGAAATTAGGGAGTTGGAGGAGCAGTCAGCCGATCCTGAATTTTGGAATGACATGGAGAAATCCCAGAAGGTCCTGCAAAAAATCAAGGCCCTCAAGGAAAAAGTAGAAAGGTTTGAAAATCTAAGACAGGAGTGGGAAGATCTTAGCACACTGGTGGATTTGGCGATTGAAGAAGAAGATATATCCGTTCTTGAAGAAGTAAGCAGTAGTTTTGAAAAGCTGCAGAAAAATCTACAGGATCTGAAGTTGGAAACTTTGCTGAATGGTCCTTATGATAAAAATAATGCTATCCTATCTTTACATGCAGGTGCTGGAGGGACCGAGGCACAAGACTGGGTTGAAATGCTTCTTCGTATGTACACCCGGTGGGCTGAACGAAGAGGATTTAGTGTTAAGACGCTGGACTATCTGGCGGGTGATGATGCAGGGGTCAAGAGTGCAACCATTTTAATTGAAGGGTTAAATGCCTACGGATATGCTAAATCCGAGAAGGGTGTTCACAGGCTTGTAAGAATTTCACCGTTTGACGCTTCGGGAAGGAGGCATACTTCCTTTGCTTCAGTAGATGTGATGCCTGAAATTGATGATGACATAGAAATCAATATTAACCCTGAGGACTTGAAAATAGACACTTACCGTTCCGGTGGTGCAGGAGGGCAGCATGTAAACAAAACAGAATCGGCAATAAGAATTACTCACATCCCTACTGGAATTATTGTACAGTGCCAAAATGAACGTTCTCAGCATCAGAATAGAGAAACGGCTATGAAAATGCTCAAAGCAAAATTAATAGAAATAAAGGAAAGGGAGCAGAAAGAAAAGATTGAAGATATTAAGGGGGAACAAAAAGATATAGCATGGGGAAGTCAGATCAGGTCTTATGTATTCCACCCCTATAATCTGGTTAAGGACCATAGGACCAATTTTGAAATGGGAAATATCAATGCAGTGATGGATGGGGAACTGGATGGCTTTATTAATGCATATCTAAAGGCAGCGAGTTTGGGACAACTTAATTTAAAATAA